Proteins from one Deltaproteobacteria bacterium genomic window:
- a CDS encoding 16S rRNA (uracil(1498)-N(3))-methyltransferase, with translation MPTFLVERRKISGDTAVLEGTEAGHMLRSLRLSVGDGFHAFDEDGNRYRMRILEATSRSLRAEILETLPPEPPPAVAVTLLVGLPKADKMDFILEKATELGASRVVPFRSSRTIPRVDPSDAGKRLFRWERVALAAAKQCGSGRVPEVTGIVPFADALRIASGHDGRIVFYEGEGTFSLKRVLSGMPDGKSVALVVGPEGGFSADEVREAVAAGCRCAGLGSRILRVETAALAVLAMVMYHFGKESP, from the coding sequence ATGCCGACATTCCTCGTCGAGCGGAGGAAGATTTCCGGCGACACCGCCGTTTTGGAGGGGACCGAGGCGGGGCACATGCTCCGCTCGCTCCGCCTGTCCGTAGGGGACGGCTTCCACGCCTTCGACGAGGACGGGAACCGGTACCGCATGCGGATCCTCGAGGCCACGTCGCGCTCCCTCCGGGCCGAGATCCTCGAGACGCTCCCGCCGGAACCGCCGCCCGCCGTGGCCGTCACGCTGCTCGTGGGGCTGCCGAAGGCGGACAAGATGGACTTCATCCTCGAGAAGGCGACGGAGCTCGGGGCGTCCCGGGTCGTCCCCTTCCGGTCGTCCCGGACGATCCCGCGGGTCGATCCGTCGGACGCCGGGAAGCGGCTCTTCCGCTGGGAACGTGTCGCGCTGGCGGCGGCGAAGCAGTGCGGATCCGGGAGGGTGCCGGAGGTGACGGGGATCGTTCCGTTCGCCGATGCGCTCCGGATCGCCTCCGGGCACGACGGGCGGATCGTCTTCTACGAAGGCGAGGGGACGTTCTCCTTGAAGCGCGTCCTGTCCGGGATGCCGGACGGGAAGAGCGTCGCGCTCGTGGTGGGACCGGAGGGCGGCTTCTCCGCGGACGAGGTGCGGGAGGCGGTGGCGGCCGGCTGCCGCTGCGCGGGGCTCGGAAGCCGGATCCTGAGGGTCGAGACCGCGGCCCTCGCCGTGCTGGCGATGGTGATGTACCATTTCGGGAAGGAGTCGCCCTGA